A section of the Bacillus sp. HSf4 genome encodes:
- the galE gene encoding UDP-glucose 4-epimerase GalE, with product MSILVVGGAGYIGSHAVYTLIEKNEKAVVVDSLATGHAEAVHPEAVFYKGDIRDRHFLRQVFENEDIETVMHFAASPISTESNRVFSSFNENISGLETLLDVMKEFAVKQIVFASSAAVYGSTKDVPITEESKPQPVHPHGKVKWLMENMLMEAEKACGLNYVILRSFNVGGAHPSAAIGEDRTDDAHLISNVLRAAIGTKHDRTACTAGIRDYVHVQDLAEAHVLAINHLRQGKGSRTFNLGYGEGYSAEQVIQAAQYVTGIGLIPVTPGDSTDTPDALIASSSRARKELGWIPKHNSLIAIIRDAWNWHSANPNGYASEKVGEG from the coding sequence ATGAGTATACTCGTTGTCGGGGGAGCCGGTTATATCGGTTCCCATGCCGTTTACACATTAATTGAGAAAAATGAAAAAGCCGTCGTTGTCGACTCCCTGGCAACCGGACATGCTGAAGCCGTTCACCCTGAAGCCGTTTTTTACAAAGGAGACATCCGGGACCGGCATTTTCTCAGGCAGGTATTCGAAAACGAGGACATCGAAACGGTGATGCATTTCGCAGCTTCTCCTATTTCAACCGAGTCAAATCGCGTGTTTTCTTCTTTCAATGAAAACATCTCAGGATTGGAAACACTGCTTGACGTCATGAAAGAATTCGCCGTTAAGCAGATCGTCTTCGCCTCAAGCGCGGCCGTCTACGGCAGCACAAAAGATGTGCCGATTACAGAGGAATCAAAACCGCAGCCTGTCCATCCCCACGGAAAAGTCAAATGGCTGATGGAGAATATGCTGATGGAAGCGGAAAAAGCCTGCGGTCTCAACTATGTGATTCTCCGCTCCTTCAATGTCGGCGGGGCCCACCCATCCGCAGCGATCGGCGAAGACCGTACGGATGATGCGCATCTGATTTCAAATGTTTTGCGTGCTGCTATCGGAACGAAACATGACAGGACCGCATGCACAGCAGGAATTCGCGATTATGTCCACGTACAGGATCTCGCCGAAGCCCACGTTCTCGCCATCAACCATTTACGGCAAGGCAAGGGGAGCCGGACATTCAATCTCGGCTATGGCGAAGGCTATTCAGCCGAACAAGTCATCCAGGCCGCCCAATATGTCACAGGCATCGGCCTCATTCCCGTCACACCCGGTGACAGTACAGACACCCCGGATGCCTTGATCGCTTCCTCTTCCCGCGCCAGAAAGGAATTAGGCTGGATCCCGAAACACAACAGCCTGATCGCCATCATCCGCGACGCCTGGAACTGGCATTCTGCGAATCCGAATGGATATGCATCGGAGAAGGTGGGGGAAGGGTGA
- a CDS encoding DUF4176 domain-containing protein, protein MLLKKNYLPVGSVVGLHNDSRRVLVIGRQMFSETNHVIRDYAAVDYPNYGHE, encoded by the coding sequence ATGCTGTTAAAAAAGAACTATCTTCCTGTCGGCAGTGTTGTCGGCTTACATAATGATTCAAGACGTGTGCTTGTCATTGGACGGCAAATGTTTTCTGAGACGAACCATGTCATCAGAGATTATGCAGCTGTCGACTATCCAAACTACGGACACGAGTGA
- a CDS encoding NupC/NupG family nucleoside CNT transporter: MYFLINILGLFIVMAVVFLCSPQKKSIKWRPILSLFVVELLVTWFMLGTKVGGWVINQIAAFFSWLIACASDGIAFAFPSVMSNETVDFFFSALLPIIFVVTFFDILAYFGILTWLIDKIGWVISKVSRLPKLESFFSIQMMFLGNTEALAVIRQQLAVLKDNRLLTFGIMSMSSISGSILGSYLTMVPATYVFTAIPLNCLNALILASILNPVDVKKDEDIIYVPPKEEKKDFFSTISNSMLVGMNMVIVILAMVIGYVALTSCLNGLLGLIMDGLTIQKIFSYIFSPFAFLLGLPAHDTMYVAQLMGMKLATNEFVAMMDLKTQLKTISPHTAAVATTFLTSFANFSTIGMIYGTYNSLFNGEKSAIIGKNVWKLLVSGMAVSLLSAGIVGLFVW, encoded by the coding sequence ATGTATTTTCTCATTAATATTTTAGGCCTGTTCATTGTCATGGCCGTCGTTTTTCTCTGTTCCCCGCAAAAGAAATCAATCAAATGGCGGCCGATTCTTTCGCTTTTTGTCGTTGAGCTTTTGGTGACATGGTTCATGCTTGGCACGAAAGTAGGCGGATGGGTCATCAACCAGATCGCTGCTTTCTTTTCTTGGCTGATCGCCTGTGCAAGCGATGGAATCGCCTTTGCATTTCCTTCCGTTATGAGCAATGAGACCGTAGACTTTTTCTTCAGCGCTCTATTGCCGATCATCTTTGTCGTCACATTTTTTGACATTCTTGCTTATTTTGGGATTTTAACGTGGTTGATCGATAAGATCGGCTGGGTGATTTCAAAAGTGTCGCGTCTGCCCAAATTAGAAAGCTTCTTCTCCATTCAAATGATGTTTTTGGGCAATACAGAAGCGCTCGCTGTCATTCGCCAGCAGCTGGCCGTTTTAAAGGACAACCGCCTGCTGACATTCGGCATCATGAGCATGAGCAGCATCAGCGGCTCGATCCTCGGCTCCTATTTAACTATGGTTCCCGCAACCTATGTCTTTACAGCGATCCCGTTAAACTGCTTGAACGCGCTCATTTTAGCAAGCATCTTAAATCCGGTGGATGTCAAAAAAGACGAAGACATCATTTATGTACCGCCCAAAGAAGAAAAGAAAGATTTTTTCTCAACGATTTCCAACAGCATGCTGGTCGGAATGAACATGGTGATTGTCATTCTGGCCATGGTGATCGGCTATGTTGCCCTAACGTCATGCTTAAACGGCCTTCTGGGGCTGATCATGGACGGGCTGACCATCCAAAAAATCTTTTCTTACATCTTCAGTCCGTTTGCCTTTCTGCTCGGACTGCCCGCGCATGATACGATGTATGTCGCACAGCTGATGGGTATGAAACTCGCCACAAATGAGTTCGTCGCGATGATGGATTTGAAAACACAGTTAAAAACGATTTCGCCCCACACTGCCGCCGTTGCAACGACGTTTTTAACATCGTTTGCAAACTTCAGCACGATCGGCATGATCTATGGAACGTACAACTCCTTATTCAATGGAGAAAAGTCAGCGATCATCGGCAAAAACGTCTGGAAGCTCCTTGTCAGCGGTATGGCTGTTTCACTGCTGAGCGCGGGGATTGTCGGACTGTTTGTCTGGTAA
- a CDS encoding helix-turn-helix transcriptional regulator, protein MKNKLAEFRKQKKYSQDKLAEILGVSRQTIISIEKGKYNPSLPLALQIARTFHTQVENIFFLDDE, encoded by the coding sequence TTGAAAAACAAATTAGCTGAATTTCGAAAACAGAAGAAGTATTCACAGGATAAATTGGCCGAAATTCTTGGCGTCAGCCGGCAGACAATTATCTCAATCGAAAAAGGGAAGTATAATCCGTCTCTTCCCCTGGCGCTTCAAATTGCCCGTACATTTCATACACAGGTGGAAAACATCTTCTTTTTAGATGATGAATAG
- a CDS encoding catalase yields MNHNDGRRKVNEHSKDQQLEQYRSDNRGKKMTTNQGLRVSEDEHSLKAGVRGPTLMEDFHFREKMTHFDHERIPERVVHARGFGAHGYFQVYEPMTEYTKAKFLQDPSVKTPVFVRFSTVAGSRGSGDTVRDVRGFATKFYTEEGNYDLVGNNMPVFFIQDAIKFPDLVHAFKPEPHHEMPQASTAHDTFWDFVANNEETAHMIMWIMSDRAIPRSYRMMEGFGVHTFRFVNEEGKARFVKFHWKPVLGVHSLVWDEAQTIAGKDPDYHRRDLWEAIERGDEVEYELGVQMIEEEDEFKFDFDILDPTKLWPEEAVPVKIIGKMTLNRNQDNVFAETEQAAFHPGNVVPGIDFTNDPLLQGRLFSYTDTQLIRLGGPNFHEIPINRPVCPFHNNQYDGYHRMTINQGPVAYHQNSLQNNDPAPASAEEGGYVHYQEKVEGKKIRQRSDSFQDFYSQAKLFWNSMSPVEKEHIIAAFHFEVGKVKSKDVRRQVVEMFNRVDGDLAKQIAAGVGVEPPEKDEGSDVTLKSPALNQENTVKTPLTRTVAIIAEAGFDESEVSRAVKAFRKAGVIPDIISTALGAVKGAGGRELEAVHSLRTVDSVLYDAVYIPSGQESVERLKKEKAALDFIREAFGHYKTIGASGEAVDLLLSAAGTDAAQEPGIITACGGKTIDAFTKELLEAIALDRHWDRTVK; encoded by the coding sequence GTGAATCACAATGATGGCCGCCGTAAAGTCAATGAACACAGCAAGGATCAACAACTTGAACAGTACCGGTCTGACAACCGGGGCAAAAAAATGACGACGAACCAAGGATTGCGCGTGTCTGAAGACGAACACTCCTTAAAAGCAGGCGTGCGCGGTCCGACGCTGATGGAGGATTTTCATTTCCGCGAAAAAATGACCCATTTTGACCATGAACGGATACCGGAACGCGTCGTCCATGCCCGGGGATTCGGCGCGCATGGCTACTTCCAGGTTTACGAACCGATGACAGAGTATACGAAAGCGAAGTTTCTTCAAGATCCGTCGGTGAAAACACCGGTGTTTGTCAGGTTTTCGACTGTAGCCGGTTCGAGGGGATCGGGTGATACGGTCCGGGATGTCAGAGGGTTTGCCACAAAGTTTTACACAGAGGAAGGGAACTATGATCTCGTCGGGAACAACATGCCTGTTTTCTTTATTCAGGATGCCATCAAGTTCCCCGATTTGGTGCACGCGTTTAAACCTGAGCCTCATCACGAGATGCCGCAAGCTTCCACGGCTCACGATACGTTCTGGGACTTTGTTGCCAATAACGAAGAAACAGCCCACATGATCATGTGGATTATGTCAGACAGGGCGATTCCGCGCAGCTACCGGATGATGGAAGGCTTCGGCGTGCATACGTTCAGGTTTGTTAATGAAGAAGGCAAGGCGCGTTTTGTTAAATTTCACTGGAAGCCCGTCCTCGGTGTCCATTCGCTCGTCTGGGACGAAGCGCAGACAATCGCCGGGAAAGACCCCGATTATCACCGCCGCGATCTCTGGGAAGCGATCGAAAGAGGCGATGAAGTGGAGTATGAGCTCGGCGTGCAAATGATTGAGGAAGAAGATGAGTTCAAATTTGATTTCGATATCCTCGACCCGACAAAGCTCTGGCCGGAAGAGGCGGTTCCTGTCAAAATTATCGGCAAAATGACGCTGAATCGAAACCAGGACAACGTGTTTGCGGAGACGGAACAGGCGGCCTTCCATCCGGGCAATGTCGTTCCGGGAATCGACTTTACGAACGATCCGCTACTCCAGGGACGTCTCTTTTCATATACGGATACACAGCTGATCCGGTTAGGCGGTCCGAACTTTCATGAAATTCCGATCAACCGGCCGGTCTGCCCGTTCCATAACAACCAGTATGACGGCTACCACCGGATGACGATCAATCAGGGGCCTGTCGCCTATCATCAAAACTCGCTGCAAAACAACGATCCGGCTCCCGCGTCAGCGGAAGAAGGCGGATATGTCCATTATCAGGAAAAAGTCGAGGGCAAAAAAATCCGCCAGCGCAGCGACAGCTTTCAAGACTTTTACTCACAGGCGAAGCTGTTTTGGAACAGCATGTCCCCGGTCGAAAAAGAACATATCATTGCCGCGTTTCACTTTGAAGTCGGGAAGGTGAAAAGCAAAGACGTCCGCCGCCAGGTCGTTGAAATGTTCAACCGTGTCGACGGTGATTTGGCCAAGCAAATCGCCGCCGGAGTAGGTGTTGAGCCGCCGGAAAAAGACGAAGGTTCTGACGTCACGCTCAAGTCGCCGGCCTTAAACCAGGAAAATACGGTGAAAACACCGCTGACAAGAACGGTCGCCATTATAGCCGAAGCCGGTTTCGATGAGTCCGAAGTCAGCCGGGCGGTAAAAGCCTTCAGAAAAGCGGGTGTCATCCCGGACATCATCAGCACCGCTTTAGGAGCGGTCAAAGGGGCCGGCGGCCGAGAATTAGAAGCGGTTCACTCATTGCGGACGGTTGATTCGGTTCTGTATGACGCCGTCTATATTCCAAGCGGACAAGAAAGCGTTGAGCGGTTGAAAAAGGAAAAAGCCGCTTTGGATTTTATTCGTGAAGCCTTCGGACATTATAAAACGATCGGAGCTTCAGGTGAGGCAGTCGATCTGCTATTGTCAGCCGCCGGAACAGATGCCGCTCAAGAGCCGGGCATTATCACGGCGTGCGGCGGCAAAACAATCGATGCATTCACGAAAGAGCTGCTTGAAGCAATCGCCCTGGACCGCCATTGGGATCGGACCGTTAAATAG
- a CDS encoding GyrI-like domain-containing protein, producing MTFKIETLPNYRIAYMRRVGPYGPANIDVMEALKKWAKKKGLLESAILFAIPQDNPETTPPDQCRFDACIVIPHDYQVDDSVLEGDISGGKYLMYDVKHTAEDIQKAYSDIFSSLQNNEFQPDNRPMMEKYMGDMVSNPYCEICVPLKSV from the coding sequence ATGACATTCAAAATCGAAACACTTCCAAACTATCGCATTGCTTATATGCGAAGAGTTGGTCCCTACGGTCCTGCCAATATTGATGTCATGGAGGCGTTAAAAAAATGGGCTAAGAAAAAAGGTCTTCTTGAGTCTGCCATTCTGTTTGCGATTCCACAGGATAACCCGGAAACAACACCTCCTGATCAGTGTAGATTTGATGCTTGTATCGTGATACCGCATGATTATCAAGTCGATGATTCAGTACTTGAAGGGGACATTTCTGGCGGAAAATACCTGATGTACGATGTTAAACATACAGCAGAGGATATTCAAAAAGCATATTCTGATATTTTTTCATCTCTGCAAAACAATGAATTTCAACCGGACAATAGACCAATGATGGAAAAATACATGGGTGATATGGTGAGCAACCCGTATTGCGAAATATGTGTACCTTTAAAATCGGTTTAA
- a CDS encoding glycoside hydrolase family 1 protein: MKYSKLAKFPDQFLWGASTSAYQVEGAWNEDGKGPSVIDTRDSYPEGTTDFKVGSDHYHRYQEDIALFAEMGFKAYRFSIAWTRIIPDGDGSVNPKGIEFYSRLIDELLKYQIEPIVTMYHFDLPNALQEKGGWSNRATIDAFEKYANILFENYGDRVKYWLTINEQNMMILHGSALGTLDPNLENPKKELYQQNHHMLVAQAKAIRLCHDMLPEAKIGPAPNIALIYPASSKPEDVVAAFNYNAIRNWLYLDMAVYGRYNTTAWAYMKEKGCTPAIAEGDMDILKSAKPDFIAFNYYTSQTAEASKDDGSDTSARGGDQHLQTGEEGVYRGSGNPYLQKNDFGWEIDPVGFRSTLREIYDRYQLPLIITENGLGAFDELEDGDVVNDDYRIEYLKQHIKQIQLAITDGVDVYGYSPWSAIDLISTHQGCSKRYGFIYVNRDEFDLKDLRRIRKKSFYWYKDLIASNGETLD; this comes from the coding sequence ATGAAATACAGCAAATTAGCCAAATTTCCAGATCAATTTTTATGGGGAGCTTCAACATCGGCCTATCAGGTGGAAGGCGCTTGGAATGAAGACGGAAAAGGACCTTCTGTCATTGATACGCGCGACAGCTATCCTGAAGGCACGACCGATTTTAAAGTGGGCAGTGACCACTATCACCGCTATCAAGAAGATATCGCACTGTTTGCGGAAATGGGATTTAAAGCTTACCGTTTCTCAATCGCCTGGACGCGGATCATTCCCGACGGCGATGGAAGCGTCAATCCAAAAGGGATCGAGTTTTACAGCCGTTTGATCGACGAACTGCTGAAATATCAGATTGAACCGATTGTGACGATGTATCACTTTGACCTGCCGAACGCTTTGCAGGAAAAGGGGGGCTGGTCGAACAGAGCGACGATCGACGCCTTTGAAAAGTATGCGAACATCCTTTTTGAAAACTACGGAGACCGGGTCAAATACTGGCTGACCATCAATGAACAAAACATGATGATTCTCCACGGATCTGCCTTGGGGACCCTTGACCCGAATTTGGAAAACCCGAAAAAAGAGTTGTACCAGCAAAACCATCACATGCTTGTCGCACAGGCGAAAGCGATTCGCCTTTGCCATGATATGCTGCCGGAAGCAAAAATCGGGCCCGCACCAAATATCGCGCTCATCTATCCGGCTTCATCCAAACCCGAGGATGTCGTAGCGGCCTTTAACTATAACGCGATCAGAAACTGGCTTTACTTGGATATGGCCGTATACGGACGGTACAATACAACGGCATGGGCGTACATGAAAGAAAAAGGCTGCACACCTGCCATTGCTGAAGGGGATATGGACATTTTGAAGTCTGCCAAACCGGACTTCATCGCATTCAACTATTATACGTCGCAAACGGCCGAAGCAAGCAAAGATGACGGCAGCGATACATCCGCACGAGGCGGCGATCAGCATTTGCAAACAGGGGAGGAAGGCGTGTACAGAGGAAGCGGCAATCCTTATTTGCAGAAAAATGATTTCGGCTGGGAAATCGATCCTGTCGGCTTCCGTTCGACACTCCGTGAGATTTATGACCGCTACCAGCTGCCGCTTATCATTACGGAAAACGGCCTCGGGGCCTTTGATGAGCTTGAGGACGGAGATGTCGTCAATGATGATTACCGCATCGAGTATTTAAAACAGCATATCAAGCAAATTCAGCTGGCGATTACAGATGGCGTCGATGTGTACGGCTACTCGCCATGGTCAGCGATCGATTTGATTTCGACCCACCAAGGCTGTTCAAAACGCTACGGATTTATTTATGTGAATCGCGATGAATTTGACTTGAAAGACTTGCGCCGCATTCGCAAAAAAAGCTTTTACTGGTATAAAGACTTGATTGCTTCAAACGGCGAAACACTAGATTAA
- a CDS encoding beta-glucoside-specific PTS transporter subunit IIABC yields the protein MDVQTLAKNILRLVGGEKNVASLVHCATRLRFTLKDRSRADQKALEETDGVVTVVESGGQFQVVIGNHVPEVYKEIGRISNILAEPAADSGEKGNLAGRLVDIVSSIFTPLLGVMAGAGILKGLLLICTNAGWLTAEETTYTILYAAADSLFYFLPLLLAVTAARKFGANIFVALTIAGALIYPSILELKNSGADPVFFGIPVVLMNYTSTVIPIILAVYVMSWLEKYCMHVIHESVKNFITPLICLVVMVPLTLIIFGPLGVYAGNGIAAAILSVFDVSPVLAGAIIAALWQILVIFGIHWGIVPVILNNIAVHGKDYIKPATAAAVFAQTGAAFGVMLKTKNKKLKALAGSTAITGMFGITEPAVYGVTLRLKKPFVCGVISAAVGGAIIGYSHSIAIASGAPGLLTIPIFYGPGFLGFITGISVSFVLSIALTYIVGFDDPAEEKKQRHSGEQIFSPLQGDVLPLAEVSDNVFSSGAIGEGIAVLPAKGIAAAPADGVVTTVFPSGHAYGITTEHQAEILIHIGIDTVKLEGKHFDPKVVQGQKVKRGDILAEFDLEALKQEGFDVTTPVVVTNPHQYSDIEKTGQNRVETGKWIITLR from the coding sequence ATGGATGTGCAAACTTTAGCCAAGAATATTTTAAGACTTGTAGGGGGAGAAAAAAATGTCGCTTCTTTAGTTCATTGTGCAACAAGGCTGCGTTTTACATTAAAGGATCGCTCAAGGGCGGATCAAAAAGCGCTTGAAGAGACCGACGGAGTTGTGACGGTGGTGGAGAGCGGGGGCCAGTTTCAGGTCGTCATCGGCAACCATGTTCCCGAGGTCTACAAAGAGATCGGCCGGATATCGAATATCTTGGCAGAGCCGGCGGCTGATTCCGGTGAAAAAGGGAATCTTGCTGGAAGATTAGTAGATATCGTATCCAGCATCTTCACGCCCCTGCTTGGCGTCATGGCGGGAGCCGGGATTTTAAAAGGGCTGCTTTTGATTTGCACAAACGCCGGCTGGCTGACGGCCGAGGAGACGACTTACACGATTCTGTACGCGGCAGCCGACAGTTTATTTTACTTTCTGCCTCTTCTATTGGCCGTCACGGCAGCCAGAAAATTCGGCGCGAACATTTTTGTGGCGCTGACGATTGCGGGAGCTTTAATTTATCCATCCATCCTTGAATTGAAAAACAGCGGGGCAGATCCGGTGTTTTTCGGAATTCCCGTCGTTTTGATGAATTACACTTCGACGGTGATCCCGATCATTCTTGCCGTCTATGTGATGAGCTGGCTTGAAAAGTACTGCATGCATGTCATTCATGAAAGCGTTAAAAATTTTATCACCCCTTTAATCTGTCTGGTGGTGATGGTGCCGCTGACCTTAATCATTTTCGGACCGCTTGGCGTATATGCGGGAAATGGTATCGCAGCTGCGATTTTATCCGTTTTTGATGTCAGTCCGGTTCTGGCCGGGGCGATCATTGCGGCGCTGTGGCAAATCCTTGTCATCTTCGGGATTCACTGGGGCATCGTTCCGGTGATTCTCAATAACATTGCCGTCCATGGAAAGGATTATATCAAGCCTGCGACGGCCGCCGCCGTGTTTGCCCAAACAGGGGCGGCATTCGGGGTCATGCTCAAGACGAAAAACAAGAAGCTGAAGGCTTTGGCAGGATCAACCGCCATAACGGGGATGTTCGGCATCACTGAGCCGGCTGTCTACGGTGTCACTCTGAGGCTGAAAAAGCCGTTTGTATGCGGTGTCATCAGCGCCGCTGTCGGCGGAGCGATCATCGGCTATTCCCACAGCATTGCCATCGCTTCGGGTGCGCCGGGGTTGCTGACGATTCCGATTTTTTACGGACCGGGGTTTCTCGGCTTTATCACCGGAATATCAGTCTCTTTTGTTTTATCGATTGCACTCACATATATTGTCGGCTTTGATGATCCTGCAGAAGAGAAAAAGCAGCGGCATTCCGGTGAACAGATTTTCAGCCCTTTGCAGGGAGATGTGCTGCCGCTGGCGGAAGTATCCGACAACGTTTTTTCATCGGGAGCGATCGGGGAAGGCATTGCTGTGCTGCCGGCAAAGGGGATCGCTGCTGCCCCGGCGGACGGGGTTGTGACAACCGTTTTTCCGTCAGGGCATGCATACGGCATCACAACCGAACATCAAGCCGAAATCCTCATTCATATCGGTATCGATACTGTCAAACTGGAAGGGAAGCATTTTGATCCAAAAGTCGTTCAAGGGCAAAAAGTGAAACGGGGTGATATTCTCGCGGAATTCGATTTGGAAGCGCTAAAACAGGAGGGCTTTGATGTCACAACACCGGTTGTGGTGACAAATCCGCACCAATACAGTGATATTGAGAAAACCGGCCAAAACCGGGTCGAAACAGGAAAATGGATCATCACATTAAGGTAA
- a CDS encoding PRD domain-containing protein → MKIAKVINNNVISVWNEQGQELVVMGRGIAFQKKPGEPVDETRIEKIFRLDNKDVSERFKTLLDEIPIEFMEISEEIISYAKMKLGKKLNDSIYVSLTDHIHFAVERQQKGLEIKNALLWETKRLYKDEFAIGREALQIIEDKTGIALPEDEAAFIALHIVNAELNEEMPNIVNITKVMQEILSIVKYHFHIDFDEESLHYYRFITHLKFFAQRLFSGTYMKSKDDFLFDTVKNKYRDAYVCTEKIRQYIQKEYGHELTSEELLYLTIHIERVVHQG, encoded by the coding sequence GTGAAAATTGCCAAAGTGATCAATAATAATGTGATCAGCGTTTGGAATGAACAAGGTCAGGAATTAGTGGTCATGGGCAGGGGAATCGCTTTTCAAAAAAAGCCCGGCGAGCCGGTCGATGAAACGAGGATCGAAAAGATTTTCAGGCTTGACAATAAAGATGTATCAGAACGGTTTAAGACGCTGTTGGACGAAATTCCGATCGAATTTATGGAAATATCGGAAGAGATCATCAGCTATGCGAAAATGAAGCTCGGCAAAAAACTGAATGACAGCATCTATGTATCGCTGACAGACCATATTCATTTTGCGGTCGAAAGGCAGCAAAAGGGTCTTGAGATTAAAAACGCCTTGCTCTGGGAGACAAAGCGGCTTTATAAAGACGAGTTTGCCATTGGCAGAGAGGCCTTGCAGATCATTGAAGATAAGACGGGGATCGCTCTTCCTGAAGACGAAGCCGCTTTTATCGCGCTCCATATTGTGAACGCCGAGCTGAATGAAGAAATGCCGAACATTGTCAACATCACAAAAGTGATGCAGGAAATATTAAGCATCGTCAAATATCATTTTCATATCGATTTTGATGAAGAATCGCTCCATTATTACCGATTCATCACCCATTTAAAGTTTTTTGCGCAGCGGCTGTTCAGCGGCACCTATATGAAAAGCAAAGACGACTTTTTGTTTGATACTGTGAAAAATAAATACCGTGATGCTTATGTATGCACCGAAAAAATCAGGCAGTACATTCAAAAGGAATACGGTCATGAACTAACAAGCGAAGAACTGTTGTATTTAACGATTCACATCGAGAGAGTCGTTCATCAAGGATAG
- a CDS encoding energy-coupling factor transporter transmembrane component T gives MKSNQSLLSTLNPSAKLFSNLLVMCILMAVTNPKATFLIWLLALLIGIFLGGWTLAYLLKRFLPYLMFFILVFWMMAAFGKGEETLWQWAWFHVTKESASHGLTIALRMLGFVTYGLLFTSTTDLTRFIMSLIHQCRMPPKWAYGLLAGFRFIPLFQSELAQMKAAHKIRGYKQKNSWKAFIRYALPLFSQGIRKSERIAVAMEARGFTGTKNRTYYQTTRLYAKDAVYLAGLLLAVAVILRIT, from the coding sequence ATGAAAAGCAATCAATCGCTTCTGTCAACACTGAACCCCAGTGCAAAGCTCTTTTCCAATCTGCTTGTGATGTGCATCTTAATGGCTGTAACAAATCCGAAAGCAACATTTTTGATTTGGCTGCTCGCGTTATTGATCGGCATCTTTCTCGGCGGCTGGACATTGGCTTATTTGCTGAAACGTTTTTTGCCTTATCTCATGTTTTTCATTCTCGTCTTTTGGATGATGGCCGCTTTCGGAAAAGGCGAAGAAACGCTGTGGCAATGGGCCTGGTTTCATGTGACCAAGGAAAGCGCCAGCCATGGCCTGACGATTGCACTAAGGATGCTCGGGTTTGTTACATACGGCCTGCTGTTTACGTCGACAACCGATTTAACGCGGTTTATCATGAGCTTGATCCATCAATGCAGAATGCCGCCAAAATGGGCGTACGGTCTGTTGGCTGGTTTCCGGTTCATTCCGTTGTTTCAATCAGAGCTGGCGCAGATGAAAGCGGCCCATAAAATCAGGGGCTATAAGCAAAAAAACAGCTGGAAAGCTTTTATCCGCTATGCGCTGCCGCTGTTCTCGCAAGGTATCCGCAAATCTGAAAGAATCGCGGTGGCCATGGAAGCGCGCGGTTTTACGGGTACGAAAAACAGGACATATTATCAAACGACACGGCTTTACGCAAAAGATGCTGTTTATTTGGCAGGGCTGCTCTTGGCCGTGGCGGTCATTTTACGGATAACATAA